From one Sulfurovum sp. UBA12169 genomic stretch:
- the soxZ gene encoding thiosulfate oxidation carrier complex protein SoxZ, with product MRIKAKIKGDVVDVKVMAKHDMLTYDQAKKKGTEANFITHISAKVNDKVVYDASTSQFLSKDPLFQFKFKASAAKAGDKLEVTWVDLKGKTETDSKEIK from the coding sequence ATGAGAATAAAAGCAAAAATAAAAGGCGATGTAGTTGATGTGAAAGTCATGGCAAAACATGATATGCTGACATATGATCAGGCCAAAAAGAAAGGAACAGAGGCTAACTTTATCACGCATATCAGTGCTAAAGTAAACGATAAAGTAGTCTATGATGCTTCGACAAGTCAGTTTTTGTCAAAAGATCCGCTTTTTCAATTTAAATTTAAAGCATCTGCAGCAAAGGCTGGAGATAAACTTGAAGTAACTTGGGTTGATCTTAAGGGCAAAACCGAAACAGACAGCAAAGAGATTAAATAA
- a CDS encoding thiosulfate oxidation carrier protein SoxY → MERRKFLGLSVAAFAALPVLLSATDFRATKPDAWTAKTVEDAIKALYGSAEIIEKDVKVKAPKVASNGGAVPVTVQSDIPAKTVTIFQDANPESAVATFELNEYSIIDFGLKIKMKQSGTITAVVEGTDGKLYVGKQTLEVALGGCEG, encoded by the coding sequence ATGGAAAGAAGAAAATTTTTAGGATTGAGCGTAGCTGCTTTTGCCGCACTGCCGGTATTGCTTAGTGCTACAGACTTTAGAGCAACAAAGCCGGACGCTTGGACCGCAAAAACTGTGGAGGATGCGATAAAAGCGCTCTATGGGTCAGCTGAGATTATTGAGAAGGATGTTAAAGTGAAGGCGCCAAAGGTCGCAAGTAACGGTGGAGCGGTTCCTGTGACGGTACAATCAGATATTCCGGCAAAAACAGTCACTATCTTCCAGGACGCTAACCCTGAAAGTGCAGTGGCTACGTTTGAATTGAATGAATACAGTATTATTGATTTTGGTCTTAAAATTAAAATGAAACAATCAGGCACCATTACGGCCGTAGTTGAAGGCACAGATGGAAAGCTGTATGTAGGAAAACAAACATTAGAAGTTGCACTTGGCGGATGCGAGGGTTAA
- a CDS encoding MFS transporter, protein MFKSYRKLFISSVLVVAGTSLTVFAAQNSVSDTYENGKRVIDGGVMYPIVDGKTAAYHINEDTLQGGYTYGKKATENEIKAWDIDVMPDGTGLPEGKGTVEEGDELYEAKCVSCHGDFGSGSGSYPSLAKGNAEEGVASLKNQRTKPDTDGPIRVFGTYWPQASTLWWYIKTGMPHAAPLSLTDDEVYALSAYMLSINEMTIDGEELDDEYELDREKFLKIKMPNKDGFVPNIDGPKGTDNMREYMSNPENYGNGTRCMKNCFEGEPILAKIQTEIKEFSPPLSTARELPKADASAAPVSEGAKIYEASCAVCHATDAMGAPALGDKKAWEAALKKGIDTVYKNAIGGINAMPPKGGNANLTDDQLKATVDYMVDQSK, encoded by the coding sequence ATGTTCAAGTCTTATCGTAAGCTATTTATATCATCAGTGTTGGTCGTTGCCGGTACTTCTTTGACTGTGTTTGCGGCACAAAACAGTGTATCAGATACCTATGAAAATGGTAAAAGAGTCATTGACGGTGGAGTAATGTATCCTATCGTCGATGGTAAAACAGCAGCCTACCATATCAATGAAGATACGCTTCAAGGCGGGTATACCTATGGTAAAAAAGCAACAGAAAATGAGATTAAGGCATGGGATATCGATGTCATGCCTGATGGCACAGGTTTACCGGAGGGCAAAGGTACCGTCGAAGAGGGGGATGAACTCTACGAGGCAAAATGTGTTTCATGTCATGGCGATTTTGGTTCAGGGTCGGGATCATATCCGTCTCTTGCTAAGGGGAATGCCGAAGAGGGTGTAGCGTCACTCAAGAATCAAAGAACAAAACCCGATACGGATGGACCAATTCGTGTTTTTGGAACCTACTGGCCTCAAGCAAGCACATTATGGTGGTATATCAAAACAGGCATGCCTCACGCAGCACCATTGAGCTTAACCGATGATGAGGTGTACGCGTTGAGCGCTTATATGTTGTCGATCAATGAAATGACGATTGATGGGGAAGAATTGGATGATGAGTATGAGCTTGACAGAGAAAAATTCCTAAAAATCAAAATGCCAAATAAGGATGGTTTTGTGCCAAATATCGATGGCCCAAAAGGAACAGACAATATGCGCGAGTATATGAGTAATCCTGAGAATTACGGCAATGGTACAAGATGCATGAAGAATTGCTTTGAAGGCGAGCCGATACTTGCTAAAATTCAAACAGAAATAAAAGAGTTTTCTCCGCCGTTGTCTACTGCAAGAGAACTGCCTAAAGCAGATGCTTCGGCGGCACCGGTATCTGAAGGCGCAAAGATTTATGAAGCTTCGTGCGCGGTCTGTCATGCAACCGATGCAATGGGTGCTCCTGCATTGGGAGACAAGAAAGCATGGGAGGCGGCACTCAAAAAAGGCATAGATACTGTATATAAAAATGCAATCGGCGGGATCAATGCAATGCCTCCCAAGGGCGGGAATGCAAATTTGACGGATGACCAGCTCAAGGCAACAGTTGATTATATGGTGGATCAAAGCAAATAA
- the soxC gene encoding sulfite dehydrogenase encodes MNKITKLSKHDLANAQETVEQSGRRDFFRKTAAYSVSALAAASILSPVKVNAEDDLAIIEEQPWATSLGDPVTKNQYGIPSAYEHNNIRRTSDLLSSGNWQASISMCPIHESEGIITPNGLFFNRVHGGVAHIDPNKHRLMIHGLVEKPIVLTMDQLKRYPSVTRIHFIECPANGGPEWRGPQFNSLQFSKGMMSSAQWTGVYIKTILKDLGLKPEALWMLAEGGDSSHMGRTVPIDKVLDDAMIVWGQNGEALRPEQGYPIRLLLPGWEGNLCVKWLCRLEFASEPFYAKEETAKYTVLKPDGKAIQHFYPLEVNSIITNPCPEKPWTDLKKGDLVQIGGLAWSGQGTIEGVDISFDGGKNWIEASLEGLVLPKSWTRFSYMYKYEGKPLLLSSRARDDAGFIQPSVKVEREVMGVESVYHRNAIATWEVTEKGEVNNVQVLS; translated from the coding sequence ATGAATAAGATAACCAAACTATCTAAACATGATCTTGCGAATGCACAAGAGACAGTAGAACAGTCAGGCAGAAGAGATTTTTTTAGAAAAACAGCAGCTTATTCAGTGAGTGCTTTGGCTGCGGCGAGCATATTGTCACCCGTAAAAGTGAATGCGGAAGATGATCTTGCCATCATCGAGGAGCAGCCATGGGCAACATCTCTGGGGGATCCCGTAACAAAAAATCAGTACGGTATTCCCTCGGCCTACGAGCACAACAACATAAGAAGAACGTCGGATCTCTTGTCTTCAGGAAACTGGCAAGCCTCTATCTCTATGTGTCCTATTCATGAATCAGAGGGCATTATTACGCCAAACGGTCTTTTTTTTAACCGTGTGCATGGCGGTGTGGCGCATATCGATCCCAATAAGCATCGGCTGATGATCCACGGTTTGGTCGAAAAGCCAATCGTTCTTACTATGGATCAATTGAAAAGATATCCAAGCGTAACCAGAATTCATTTTATCGAATGTCCGGCGAATGGCGGGCCTGAATGGAGAGGGCCGCAATTTAACTCTCTTCAATTTTCAAAGGGAATGATGAGTTCTGCGCAATGGACAGGCGTATATATCAAAACCATTTTGAAAGATTTGGGACTTAAGCCAGAAGCATTATGGATGCTGGCAGAAGGCGGCGATAGTTCGCATATGGGTAGAACGGTGCCTATCGATAAGGTGCTTGACGATGCGATGATCGTTTGGGGTCAAAACGGAGAAGCATTGAGGCCCGAGCAGGGATACCCGATCCGACTTCTTTTGCCTGGATGGGAAGGGAATCTATGCGTAAAATGGCTTTGCAGACTAGAGTTCGCATCCGAGCCTTTCTATGCCAAAGAAGAGACGGCAAAATATACGGTACTTAAACCTGACGGGAAAGCCATACAGCACTTTTATCCGCTTGAGGTTAACTCTATCATCACCAATCCATGCCCTGAAAAACCATGGACGGATCTTAAAAAAGGTGATCTTGTGCAGATTGGCGGATTGGCATGGAGCGGCCAGGGAACGATCGAGGGAGTTGACATCTCTTTTGACGGGGGCAAAAACTGGATTGAAGCGAGTCTTGAGGGGCTGGTATTGCCAAAATCATGGACAAGATTTAGCTATATGTATAAGTACGAAGGAAAACCTCTGCTTTTATCCAGCCGCGCAAGAGACGATGCCGGATTTATTCAGCCAAGTGTGAAAGTTGAGAGAGAAGTAATGGGTGTAGAGTCAGTGTATCATAGAAATGCCATTGCAACATGGGAAGTTACAGAAAAAGGGGAGGTGAACAATGTTCAAGTCTTATCGTAA
- a CDS encoding MOSC domain-containing protein: MLPYSVGKVLKLYVSVQGSSERIPKNKLSLDFDGVVGDKFYAKDIQRSVLITSEKSYDLALSQDISMPLGALGENILLDYNPYHLIPGQRLQIGKALVEVSQNCTLCNHLSAIDIKLPKLLKKDRGIFVKVIQKGEIQEGDTVFLLS; encoded by the coding sequence ATGCTACCTTATAGCGTAGGCAAAGTATTGAAACTTTATGTTTCTGTGCAAGGAAGCTCCGAGAGAATCCCTAAAAACAAGCTCTCTCTTGACTTCGATGGTGTAGTGGGCGATAAATTTTATGCCAAAGATATTCAAAGATCTGTTTTGATCACTTCAGAAAAGAGCTATGATCTGGCTCTGTCTCAAGATATCTCTATGCCTCTGGGAGCATTGGGGGAAAATATACTGCTTGACTATAATCCCTATCACCTGATTCCGGGTCAAAGACTGCAAATAGGAAAAGCTCTTGTAGAAGTCAGTCAAAACTGTACTTTGTGCAACCACCTCTCTGCCATAGACATAAAGTTGCCCAAACTCTTAAAAAAAGATAGAGGGATTTTTGTAAAAGTGATTCAGAAAGGGGAGATTCAAGAAGGCGATACGGTTTTTCTTTTGAGCTAA
- a CDS encoding DUF302 domain-containing protein: MKRITKGLILSLLVATGLAAEESKAPVAAVAHDVRVFTADNSDGKITPATIEEAFTKAGFVIAANNDMNVPFMRDFNTTSFDVYNLFVVYRKDTVLALAEKYPKIGLFSPMSMSIYTKKGTKTISVSSLSAAGMAKMMDIPGDNEAINALGKKVEEALKAAMPNGQFDILPYQMKEPAGPLVTNVTFDVEDDDWETVKEDLEMEFEGVLAPNGFVMAGFTDLGYDLEESDKEWYHFYDVYSVCSIPVIYAVAIKHPEAGAFAPCSIYLYQKAGEQKINMAFPSVHKWISSLNIEDKESLDVLMDAQKKLENIFSTFAEKQ; this comes from the coding sequence ATGAAACGTATAACAAAAGGATTGATTTTGTCACTTTTAGTGGCGACAGGGCTTGCGGCAGAAGAGAGCAAGGCTCCGGTGGCAGCTGTGGCACATGATGTGAGGGTATTTACTGCAGATAATAGTGATGGCAAAATCACCCCTGCTACCATCGAAGAGGCTTTTACGAAAGCAGGATTTGTCATAGCGGCAAACAATGATATGAACGTGCCGTTTATGCGAGATTTTAATACGACATCATTTGATGTATATAATCTTTTTGTCGTCTACAGAAAAGATACAGTGCTTGCATTAGCTGAGAAGTATCCAAAAATTGGGCTTTTCTCACCGATGAGCATGTCTATCTATACTAAAAAAGGCACAAAGACGATCTCTGTTTCTTCGCTGAGTGCTGCAGGTATGGCAAAAATGATGGATATTCCCGGGGATAACGAAGCTATCAATGCTTTGGGCAAAAAAGTAGAAGAGGCGCTCAAGGCAGCAATGCCAAACGGCCAGTTTGATATATTGCCTTATCAGATGAAAGAGCCCGCAGGTCCTTTGGTTACCAATGTCACTTTTGATGTAGAAGATGATGACTGGGAGACTGTAAAAGAGGATCTGGAGATGGAATTTGAAGGTGTATTGGCGCCCAACGGTTTCGTGATGGCCGGCTTTACGGATCTTGGCTATGATCTTGAAGAGAGCGATAAAGAGTGGTACCATTTTTATGATGTTTATTCTGTTTGCAGTATCCCTGTGATTTATGCAGTGGCTATCAAGCATCCTGAAGCAGGAGCCTTTGCGCCTTGTTCGATCTATCTGTATCAAAAAGCCGGAGAACAGAAGATCAATATGGCGTTTCCTTCGGTGCACAAATGGATCAGTTCACTCAATATAGAGGATAAAGAGTCGTTGGATGTGCTTATGGATGCGCAAAAGAAACTTGAAAATATCTTCAGTACATTTGCGGAAAAGCAATAA